Within the Armatimonadota bacterium genome, the region CGAGATGCAGCGCAACCTGCAGCGGTTGCAGTTCGCCCGCGAGATGGTGAGCATGGGCAAGATATCGGGTGCGGTGGGCATCCACGCCAACGTAGACCCGCGCGTGGAGGAGTATGTGTGCGCCCGATTGGGTTTGAAGCCTGCGCCCGCTTCCACGCAGATTATTTCGCGCGACGTGCACGCCACCTACCTGAGCACGCTGAGCGTCCTCGCTGCCTCACTGGAGCGGTTCGCCACCGAGCTGCGCAATCTGCAGCGTACGGAGATTCTGGAGGTACAGGAGTACTTCGCGCCCGGGCAAACAGGCTCTTCCGCCATGCCCCACAAGCGCAACCCGTGGAACTGCGAGACGGTCTCCGGGCTGGCGCGCGTGGTGCGGGGGTACCTCATCCCTGCTTTGGAGAATATCGCCACCTGGCACGAGCGCGACCTGTCCAACTCCAGCGTGGAGCGCATCATCCTGCCCGACGCCAGCATTCTGGTGGACTGGATGCTGTGGAAACTCACCGACATTCTGGAACACCTCGCCGTTTTCCCCGACAACATGATGCGCAACCTGCAAAAGTTCGGTGGGCTGGTGTTCAGCGAGCATGTGATGCTGGCGCTGGTGAGCAAGGGGCTGTCGCGCGAGCAGGCGTATAAACTGGTGCAGCGCAACGCCGCAAAGGCATGGGAAGGAGCGGACTTCCAGCAGAGCCTGAAAGAGGACGAGGAGGTGCGCCGCGTGCTGAGCGAGGAGGAGATTGACCGCTGCTTTGACCTGCAACACCACCTGCGCTACGTGGACGTGACCTTCCGGCGATTGGGGCTGGAGTGAGGCGATGGGGCGTCTGTTTGAGGATACAGACCCGCGTGTGGAGGAGATTCTGGTGCAGATGATGCGCCAGACCCCTCCCTGGCGCAAGATGCAGATGGTAGCGGAGTTGAACGCTACCGTGAAGGTGATGTTGCTCAGTGGTCTGCGCCAGCGCTATCCGAACGCCAGCGAAGCCGAACTGCGCCGGCGACTGGCAGGTTTACTGCTGGGTGAGGAACTGGCAAGCAAGGTGTACGGAGAACTCCCTGATGATACCTGAACCTGTAGCCGTTACGCTGCGGGTAACCTCTGTGCTGGAGTCGCTTGGGGTGCCCTACGCGATTTCGGGTTCGCTGGCGAGCGCACTGTACGGCGTCGCCCGCGCTACCCAGGACGTTGATATTATCGCTGACCTCCAACCTGCGCATGTGCGTTCCTTGGTAGACAGGCTCACCGGGGAGTTTGACATCGATGATGAGGTAGCTGCACGAGAGGTGACACGCCGGGGAAGTTTTAACCTGATTCACCGCGAGTCCATGTTCAAGGTGGACATCTTCGTCGCACGCGAACATCCGCTGGACAAAGCAGTACTTGCCAGAGCCAGACGGCAGGTGCTTCACAATGAGCCGGAGGTTTCGGCTTCGCTCATTAGCCCGGAAGATGCTATTGTTGCCAGGTTGATCTGCTACAGACAGGAGCGACAGGTTTCCGATAAACAGTGGCGGGATGTCGTTGGAATGCTGCGCGTATTGGGGGACACACTGGACAGAACGTATCTGGAACAGTTTGCGCAGCAGATGGGCGTGCAGGACCTGCTTCGGCAGGCAATGGCAGAGGCAACTCAGTGACCAAAATGAAATTGCACCATGAAATCCCGTTTTCCTTCACAGGAGCTTTTCCCTTTCGGCACGAACCTCTAATGCGACAAAGGAGGGAAACGGAGGATGCTTGCGATGTTTTGCGCTATCGCCACATTAGGGATGGTTCAGCAACCCGTGACGCTGGAACTCGCCAGAGGGGGCAAAAGCGATTATGCTATTGTGATACCGCACAACGCTTCGCCGTCTCAGCGACGCGCGGCAGAAGAGTTACAACGCTTCCTGCAGCAAATCACCGATGCCCTGCTGCCTATTGTCACCGATGAGCCTGCCTCGCTGGCGCAGGTGCGCAAAGCCATCGCGCTGGGCGACAACCGTCTTCTGCGCGAAAGCGGGGTGCAGGTGGACTGGAAAGCACTTAGTGAGGAAGGCTTTGCCATCATCCCCCAGCCGCCGCACCTGTTTATCGCAGGGGGTGCCAAACGCGGCACGATGTACGGCGTGTACAGCTTTCTGGAGGATGACCTCGGCTGCCGGTGGTACTCCTCGAAGGTCAGCTTCATCCCGAAGAAGCGCAACCTCACGCTGAAGATGGCGCCGCGTACCGAAGTGCCAGCCTTTGAGTACCGCGAACCCTATTTTACCGACGCCTGGGACAAAGACTGGGCAGCGCGCAACCGCGTGAACGGCACTTTCCCCCGACTGGATGAGAGCACCGGCGGCAAGGTCTCCTATGGACCGTTCGTGCATACCTTCTACGCACTGGTGCCGCCGGAGCAGTACGCAAAAGAGCACCCGGAATACTACTCGCTGGTGAAAGGCGTGCGCGACACGCAGCGTGGACAACTGTGTTTGACCAACCCTGATGTGCTGCGCATCGCCACCGAGACCGTCAAACGCTGGATACGTGAGCAGCCGCAGGCGACCATCTTCTCCGTTTCCCAGAACGACTGGACGAACCCGTGCGAGTGCGAGAACTGTCGGCGTGTTGTGGAAGAAGAGGGTTCTGAATCGGGTCCTGTGCTGCGCTTCGTGAACGCACTGGCAGAGGAGATTGAGAAGGAGTATCCCGATAAGCTGATAGACACCCTCGCTTACTGGTATACCGAAGACCCGCCGAAGTATGTTCGCCCTCGGCGCAATGTGCGGGTGCGTCTGGCTCCTATCGGTGCGTGTTTTGCCCATCCGTTCGGCACCTGCAAGCAGAACAGGAAGCAGTTCCAGAACCTGCAGGCGTGGGCGCGCATCACCGACCAGCTGTATATCTGGCACTACACCACCAACTTCGCACACTACCTGATGCCCTTCCCCAACTTCGATGAGCTGGAACGCAGCCTTGCCATCTACCGCGAGAATGGGGTGAAAGGGGTGTTCTATCAGGGCAACTACTCTCCCGGTGGAGGGGGAGAGTTCAACGAGCTGCGCGCCTGGGTGCTCGCCAAGCTGATGTGGAACCCCGACAGGGACTTCTGGGCGCTGGTGGACGATTTCCTGCGCGGTTACTACGGCAAGGCGGCGCCGCACATCCGCCGCTACATCGACCTGATGCACCAGCCCGTGCGGGAGGGCAAGACCGATTCGGAGGACCGGCGCGCTCACGTGCGCATTTTCGACCCGCCCACCGCACCGTACCTGCGTCCGGAGCTGCTGCAGCAGGCGCAGAAACTGTTCGACTCGGCGGAGAAGGCGGTACGCAACGAGCCGGAGGTACTGGCTCGCGTGCAGCACGCCCGCCTGTGGGTGGAGTACACCCAGCTGGCACAGCGCATCGGCAAGTGGCAGGTGGTGGGCGACCAGTACGTGGCGGGGCGGGACCCCGAAACGCTGCGCCTGCGAGACATTGTGCTGGAGAAAACCCAGCGATTCGGCATCACCAACGTGGAGGAATGGAACCCTGTCCAGAAGTTCATCGAGCGCATCACCGCTCAGGACAAGCAGTCTTACCCGGTGGTGACGCTGCAAAACGCCTCTTTGCGCGTGGATATCGTGCCTGCGCTGGGCGGGCGCATTGTGCGCATCGTGCAAACAGGTAAGGAGCGCAACCTGCTGACCGATTCAGGCAGTACCCCCGAAGCCCCTGCGGACGGTGGGTATGAAGAGTACGCCACTCGGGAATACCGCAGCACCGGCTGGCGCGATGCGTTCACCGTGAAGGCAGCTTCGCCCTCGCAGGTGTTGCTGGAGCTGAAGCTGCCCAATGGGCTGGAGATACTGCGCACCATCAGCCTGATCGGCGATGCCCCGCAGCTGGTCGTAGAAAGCACCTATCGCAACGGTGGACAATCACCGCTCCGCGTCAGCCCGCGCGCTCATCCTGAGTTCGCCTACGGAGAAGGGGCGCGTTACACCTGGCGAAGCGTGGGCGGTGCAAAGGGCGAGCAGGCGGTGGCGGATTTCGGGTACATGGAACTGAAGGGGGAAAACCTGCCCGATGGGGAGATAGCCCTGCAAGCACGCGGGATGCCCACACTGCGTCTGCGCTTCCCCCGCGAGCAGGTGGAGCAGGTGTATCTGAACTGGCACGCCCCCGCTCGTCGCGCCAACATCGAGCTGTTCTTACCAGAGAAGGAGCTGAAGCCGGGAGAGAGCGTCACATTGCGGTGGGAAGTCAACGTGCAGTAGCGATTGACGTCATCATCTCGTGTCCTTGCGAGGCACGCAGTGCCGAAGCAATCTGCTGGCTAACAGGACTTGTTGACAATCTTCGTTTTTCGTATTACTATACTGTTGCCTACATTCACGGCACAAGGGGGTGCACGTCATGCCTGCGCGCAAATTGAAGGAGTTCCTCGACAGCCACAACGTGAAGTACGTCAGCATCACCCACTCACGCGCCTACACCTCTCAGGAAGTCGCTGCATCCGCACACATCCGGGGTAAGGAGTTTGCCAAGACGGTGATGGTGAAGCTGGACGGTAAGATGGCGATGGCGGTGTTGCCCGCGACACGCAGGGTGGACCTGGATGCACTGAAGCAGGCTGCGGGTGCACAACGCGCCGAACTTGCCACCGAACAGGAGTTCCAGTATATGTTCCCGGAATGCGAAACGGGCGCGATGCCGCCCTTCGGCAACCTGTATGGGATGGAGGTGTACGCGGACGCCAGCCTCGCCGAAGATGAGGAAATCGCCTTTAACGCCGGTTCGCACGTCGAGGTCATTCGGATGGCTTATAAGAACTTCGAACGGCTGGTGCAACCGAAGATAGCGAACATCGCGAGAGTGTAAAGGGTGTCTCAGGCGGAGCGTCACCTGTCCACTCGCACGAGCCTGGATAGGTGTGCTCCGCCATTTGCGATCTCTCCTGCTATCTCAGCAGCACCAGCAGCATTACCACAGGCGTCTTCGCTACCACGCTGTGTGGCAGATTGGGGGTCATGTACACCCATGTGCCTGCGGTAGCGGTGTGCCGTTCTGCCCCAAGCGTCAGGTCTGCCTCACCCTGCACGAAATGAAGCAAGGCAGGCATAGAGGCGGTGTGCTCGGAAAGGTCCTGACCCGTGTCAAAACCGAAGAGTACCACCTTCACGTGTTCATCCTGATAGAGCGTGCGGCTCAGGATGCCATCGCGCGGGATTTCCACCTGCTGCTCCAGTTCGGTCAGGTAAAGGTATGGTTTGTCCATCGTCTATCTCCTCACAACAGGCTGGTTCGCTGACTTGCCATGCACCATTTCGGTTTCGCGTTCGGGGATACGCTCTTCTACAGGCTGGAGGGACCATCCTGTTTGCAGACCCGCTACAAACCACGCCAATGCGAGCGCACCCAGTGTGAAGATACCGTCGCCAATGACACGCATCCAGCGCAGAGTCTGCAAGAGCGGTTGTTGCAAGAACTCTGCCGAGCGGGCGTACCACAGTCCCTGGTCAATACTCGCTGCTGCCTGCAAAAGCCCCAACGGCAACAGGCTCAACAGCACCATGAGCGCCAGGCCGATGTTCATCGCCCAGAAGCTGAAACGCAGCGATCGCGTGTCCCACTGTCGGTGCATGGTGAACGCCCTCAGGCAGAAGAGCATCAGCCCCAAGCCCAGCAAGCCGTACACCCCGAACAGGGCGGTATGTCCATGCACAGGGGTGGTGTTCAGTCCCTGCATATAGTACAGGGCGATGGGCGGGTTAATCAGAAAACCGAACAGCCCCGCTCCTACCATGTTCCAGAAGGCAACGCCTACAAAGAACAGGATGGGTAGTCGGAACTCCTGCACCCACGGGCGTACCGTGCTCAGTTTCAGGTTCTCGTAGGCTTCAAACCCCACGAGCACCAGAGGCACAATCTCCAGTGCACTGAATGTCGCTCCCCATGCCAGAACAGCGGTAGGTGTGCCGGTGAAGTACAGGTGGTGCATCGTACCGATGATGCCTCCCGTCAGGTAGATGGTCGCAGTGAACAGAGCAGCACTGGTTGCTGTGGATACCTTCACCAGCCCCATCCGACTAAACAGGAAGGCGATCACTGCGGTGGCAAAGACCTCGAAGAACCCTTCCACCCACAGGTGCACCACCCACCAGCGCCAGTACTCTGCCATCGCCAGGTGGGTATGCCGTCCCCACATCAGCCCTGCACCGTAGAACGAACCGATAGCGACAGCAGAGAGCAGGAACAACGCCAGCAGGCTACGGCTGTCGGAGCGGGTGCGTAACGCGGGCCATAGTGCCCTGCCGACCATGCCCAGCCACAGGAACAAGCCAACAAGCAACAGTATCTGCCAGAAGCGACCGAGGTCCACGTACTCGTACCCCTGGTGCCCGAACCAAAAGCTGGTTCCTAATCCCATCTTCTGCTGGATGGAAAACCATTGTCCCGCCATTGAACCCACAACGATGAACAGCAGGGCAATGTACAGCAGGTTGACGCCCAGCTTCTGCCACTTCGGTTCGTAGCCCGATACCGCAGGCGCAACGAACAGACCCGTCGCGAGCCAGGCAGTGGCAATCCAGAAGATACCCAGCTGCACATGCCACGTGCGTACTACCGCATAGGGCAGATACTGTGCCAGTGGGATGCCGAAGAACCCCCATCCTTCCACACTATAGTGGGCGGTAAGAATGCCGAAGAGTACCTGCGCGAGCAACAGCGCCACGACTGTCCAGAAATACTTTAGCGTCGCGCGCATAGAAGGGGTCAGCTTCAGACCGCTCAGAGGGTTCTCTTCTGGAGCAACCTCCTCTTGCTCTTCGTGCCGGCGGGCGGCGAAATACCACACCATGCCCCCTACACCTGCCAGTAACGCGATCACGCTGATGACCGACCACAACACGATCGCGCTGGTAGGCCGGTTGTCAATCAGCGGTTCGTGGGGCCAGTTGTTGGTGTAGGTCACGTTGCTGCCTGGGCGGTTCGTGCCACATGCCCACGCCGCCCAGAAGAAGAAGGCGTTCAACGCCTTAAGGCGGGCTGGGTCTCGCACGCTATTGGGAGGAATAGCATAAGCCTGTCGCAGAGAATCCATCTCAGGGTCGCTGCCGAAAAGCGCGGCGTAGTGTGCCCCGACCGCCCATATCGCTTGCGCCCGGAGCGGCGAAACCACCAGATCACCCGTTTGCGGGTCGTAGGTATTGGTACGTATCTCACGCTGAACCCGTTCGCGCAGAGGAGCCTGCTGCTCAGGGGAGAGCGAAGCGTAGGCGACCCCGTAACGCTCCTTCGCCAGAGTATCCAGCATCCATACTGCCTCGCGGTGTAGCCAGTCTGCCGACCAGTCCGGCGCCACATAGGCACCGTGACCCCAGATAGAGCCAACCTCCTGTCCCCCCATCGATTGCCACACGTTCTGTCCTTCCTGAATCTGCTGGCGCGTGAAGAGCACCCGCCCGTCAGAGGTGACTACGCGCTGAGGGATGGGAGGTGCCTGTTGATATATCTCAAAGCCATAGTAACCCAGTACTGCAAACGAGGCAAGCAGTACTGCTGCTAAAGCAAGCCACAGTCTGGTGTATCGCATGGTAGTTACCCTCCTCAAGATATTTGGATAAGAATATATTCTTATCCTGTTTGATTTTATTATACCGCTGTGATAAAATAGATGTCAAGGTCTTGCATACAGGGAGAAGAAAAATGATTTCGCAGACCGCAGAGTACGCTTTGAGGGCAATGGTTTATCTGGCGCAGTACCCCGAGCAATCGCACACCAATCAGCAGATTGCGCGGGTGACGCGCGTGCCTACGGGATATTTGGCGAAAGTGCTGCAGAATCTGAGCCGTGCCGGTTTAATCACCTCACGGCGTGGGCTGGGGGGAGGGTTCGCCCTGGCAAAGCCTCCGGGTGAGATTACCGTTTATGAGATTGTGCAGGCGGTAGACCCCATCCCCCGTATCACCTCGTGCCCTTTGAAGCTGAAGGCACATCGGGACAAGCTGTGTCCGCTGCACCAGCGGCTGGATAACGCCTGGGATCTGGTAGAACAGTCTTTCCGCAGCACCACGCTCGGCGACATTATCGACGAAGCGGGCGAAGAAGGAGTGCTGTGCGAAGAGGAGTAATCCCCGCCGAGGGTGCTTCTCTCACAAGGCCCCCCACCAAGACGCAGAGGGTGTTGACCCTCTGCGTGCAGGGAGAGGTGCATTCTGCTGACTAGTTGATATTGCTGACCAGTGTGAAGATGGGCGTCATCACAGAGATGGCGATAAAGCCCACGATCACTCCCAGGAAGATGATGAGCATCGGCTCAATCATTGAGGTCAGCCCTTTGACGGTGGCGTCTACCTCTTTCTCGTAGAAGTCGGAAACCTTCACCAGCATATCGCTCAGGCGACCCGTCTCTTCGCCCACGTCAATCATGTGGGTGACCATCGTGGGAAAAAGCCCACTGGCGCCGAGTGGTGTGCTGAGCTTCTGCCCTTCGCGCACGCCGTTTCGCGCGCTGTCGATAGCGGTCGCCAGCACGCTGTTGCCTGCGGTCTCCGCCACAATCTCCAGCGATCGCATCATGGAGACGCCGCTGGCAATGAGCACGCCAAACGTGCGGGCGAAGCGCGAGATACTCATCTTCAGCACCAGGTCGCCGATGATAGGCAACCGCAGCTTCACGAGGTCAATCTGGTATCGCCCTTTTGGGTTCTTACCGTACTGCTTGAGGAACACAAACGCCCCAATCAGCAGTGCAGGTGGTACATACCAGTAAGCCACCGCATAGTCGCTGAGGCTGAACAGAAACTGGGTGGCAGGGGGCATTTTCACGTTCATGCTGGCGAAAATCTCCTTAAAGCGCGGCAACACGAACGTGAACAGCGCGAACACCATCACCATCGAGAAGATAAGCACCAGCACCGGATACATCATCGCCGACTTAATCTTCTGGCGGATTTCCAGCTCCTTCTCCAGGAACTGTGCCAGGCGGTCCAGTATCTGGTCTAGAATACCGCCCACTTCCGCGGCACGCACCATGTTGACGTACAGTTTGGAGAACACCTGCGGGTGCTTGCTCAGTGCGTCGGCGAGAGACATCCCTCCCTTGACGTCCTGACGCACTGCGCCGATGACTTCACGCAGAGCGGGGTTCTTCGTCTGTGTTTCCAGTGCGTCCAGGCTCTTCAGGATGGGAATGCCTGCGTCAATCATGGTGGCGAACTGCCGGCTGAACATGACCAGCTCCAGCAGTTTCACCTTTTTGGAACGGTTCAGCTCCTTCAGCGCAGCCAGGCTGAAACCGCCGCGTTTCGGTTGCACGCTCAGTACGTGGTAGTGCTGTTCGTGCAGCCAAGCCAGAACCAAGCGCTCGTCGTCGGCTTCCATGATTCCGCGCAGGGTGCGCCCGGACGGGTCTACCGCATTATATACAAACTGTGGCATAGCGATCACTCTCCTCGTTTACCGCGCCTGAATAAACCGCATGAAGTTCTCGCGGTCGATGCAGCGCAATACCGCTTCCTCAAACGAGACCAACCCGCTCAGGTGCAGGTCTGCCAGAGCGCGGTCCATCGTCTGCATACCCTGCTGGGAGCTGGTCTCCATAATGGAGTAAATCTGGTGTACCTTGCCTTCCCGGATCAGGTTGCGGATGGCAGGGGTGGCAATCATAATCTCCACTGCCGCCACTCGCCCGCCGCCCAGCATGGGAAGCAGTTGCTGGGCAATCACCGACTCCAGCGTGTTTGCCAGCTGGATGCGGATTTGCTCCTGCTGTTCCGGCGGGAACACGTCCACCACGCGGTCGATAGTCTGGGGCGCGTTGCGCGTATGCAAGGTGGCGAAGACGAGGTGTCCCGTTTCCGCCAGGGTAAGCGCGGCGCGGATGGTTTCGAGGTCGCGCATTTCGCCCACCAGAATCACGTCGGGGTCTTCGCGCAACACCGCACGCAGCGCGTTGTGGAACGAATCGGTGTCTGTGCCCAGCTCGCGCTGGTTGACCATGCTGTTCTTATGCGAGTGAAGGTACTCAATAGGGTCCTCGATGGTCATGATGTGGCAGTTCCGCTCGGTATTGATGACATCGATCATGGACGCGATGGTGGTGGACTTTCCAGAGCCGGTGGGACCGGTGACCAGAATCAGTCCACTATGGCGTCGGGTCAACTCGCGCAGGATAGCGGGCAAACGCAGTTGCTCCAGTGAAGGTATCGCGGAGGGGATAGCGCGCATGGCACATCCCACAGACCCGCGCTGCCGATAGACGTTGAAACGGAACCTGCCCACGTCTTTGACGCCGTACGAGAAGTCCAGCTCCTTCGTTTTCTCGAACTTCTGTATCTGATCTCCGGTCAGAACGTCGTATACCAGCCGCTGGATGTCGCGTGGGTTCAGGGGGTCGAAGGGCAACGGATGCAGACGTCCATCTACACGCACCATCGGTGGCAAACCGACGGACAGGTGCAGGTCCGAAGCTCCCTTCTCCACCGTCATCCGCAACAGGTCGTCGATATGCACGTCGTCTATGGAGAGTGCTTCCGTGTCGGTGGAGGAGCTGTCCTCCCTCTCCATGACTCCTGATGCCAGCTTACTGGAGGAGGCAGGGAAAACGTCCCCCTCCAGCGGCATCAGATCTTCCAGGTCTTCCAGACCAGTATGCTGCTGAGCATAGCCTGCTTCCATGCGAAATCACCTCTTCTCATCACGCCGCCATGCTGTGTAACCCCATGCTGCGTTCCACCTCCACCCGACAGCCTTGCAGCAAGGCTTCCATCTGGTCCGAGGAGATACCCAGTGTTTTCAACGCCTCCTCGTTGATGTAAGCCATCGCCTGCTCATCGTCCATCCCTTCTTCCAGCAGGTTGGAGATGTCGCTGGCGATAGCCACCACCGCTACCAGTCTGGGTGCTGTGGTCGCCGCAGAGACGCAGTGGTGGTAGCCCAGAGATTCTGCCAGAGCAGTGGGTAGATTCCAGTGGATAGCGAGCGCCAGTCCCACGTCAGCGTGGTTGAAGCCGAGAATCTGCTCCTCCGCCTCGTGGTGGCGGATGCCGAGCCTCTCTGCCGTTTGCACCACCCGCATCATCGCCTGGGGGTAGTATTGCTCCAGCACTGTTTTGCCGATGTCATGCAGCAAGCCTGCGGCAAAAGCCTCATCGGGCACCACATCGGGGGCATAGGCGCATACCAGGCGCGTGAGCAGCGAGGTATCCACCGAATGCTTCCAGATACGTCGTTTCAGCAGGCTCTGGCTGTCGGATTTACCGATGAACATGTTATAGCAGGACGCGGTCATGGCGATATTGCGTACCGCGCGGAAGCCTAAGAACATCACCGCCTCACGCAGTGAGCTCACCCGTCTGGGCAGCCCATAGTAGGACGAGTTTGCCAGAGTCAGCACCTTGCTGGTCAACCCCTGGTCCTGCCCGATGACATCTTCCAGCTCTTGGGTCGTTGCTCGGGTACTGCTGGTCATATCCAGCACTCTCATCACGACCTGCGGAAGCATGGCGATTTCGCCGACGCTTTGTACCACTTCCTGGGGTGACTTGGGAAACACCCCGATATTGGGAGCCATCTGTTCTACCTCCGATGCGTCTTGTCTGTATTAGCCAGAGTAGATGACACGCAACGATTCCTCCAGTGTCGTGATACCCAGCAGGATTTTCTGCATGGCATCCTCGCGCAGGGTGCGCATTCCTGCTTCGATAGCCGCCTCCCGAATAGCGTAGGAGGAGGCTCGAGCCAGAATGAGCTCGCGCACCTTATCGGTCACCGGCATCAGTTCATAGATGCCGGTACGTCCTTTGTAACCAGTGCCTTTGCACACTTCACAGCCACGCCCACGATAGAAAGTGATGTTGGACTGTCCCTCGATGTTCATCCCCAGTCTCTGCATCGCATCGCGTGGCGGCACGTAGGGCTCTTTGCATTTCGAGCATATCGTGCGCAACAGTCGCTGAGCCAGCACGCCTACCAGCGAGGAGGCTATCAGGAACGGTTCTACCCCCATATCCAGCAACCGCGCCACCGCGCCCGGTGCATCGTTGGTGTGCAGGGTAGACAGCACTAGGTGTCCCGTCAACGCCGCTTCGATGGCGATGATGGCGGTCTCCGCGTCACGAATCTCGCCGACCATGATGATGTCCGGGTCCTGGCGCAGCATCGCGCGCAACCCTGCTGCAAAGGTCATACCTGCCTTGGGGTTGACGTTCACCTGTGTCAACCCCTGCAGCTCGTATTCCACCGGGTCCTCGATGGTCAAGATGTTCTTCTCGCCCGAGTTCAGCTTGGACAGTACCGAATAGAGCGTCGTCGATTTTCCCGAACCGGTCGGTCCCGTCACCAGAATTATTCCATAAGTGCGCGCAATCATCGCTTCAAACATTTCCAGCGTGTAAGGCAACATGCCCAGTTTGTGAAAGTCCACGGTGATGCTGCTGCGGTCCAGCACGCGCATCACCACCTTTTCGCCGTGCACCGAGGGCAGGGTGGAGACGCGAAAGTCGTATGTTTTACCGTCTATCACGGCTGAGATGCGGTTATCCTGTGGGACGCGCTTCTCCGCGATGTCCATATCCGCCATGATCTTGAAACGGCTAATCAGCGAAGCCTGTACCCGCTTGGGCAGCACCATCGCGTCCTGCATGATGCCATCGATGCGATAACGCACCTTAACAAACTCTTTGGAAGGCTCGATGTGGATGTCGCTGGCTTTGTCCTGAATGGCTTTGGTGATAATCAGGTTCGCCAGGCGCACTACGGGCGCGTCTTCACTCAGCTCGCGCAGCTGCTCCACGCTCAGGTGTTCTTCCTCATCCTGTTTCGTGGCGGTTTGCACGTCTATCTGAGCGGAGTCTATCTCCCGCACCACCTGGCTGAGCACATCGGTGACCGCTGCCTCTTGACGGTACGCGCTGTTGAGCGCGTTCAGCACGTCCTCTTCCGTGGCGATGACCGGCTCCACATCCTTGCCGGTGATGAGGCGGATTTCGTCGATGGCGAAGATATCCAGGGGGTTGACCATCGCCACCGTCAGGCGCCCGTTGTGGAGGCTGACGGGGATCGCCTTGAATCGGCGTGCGATATCCTGCGCAAGCAGTTTGACCGCTTCGGGCTCGGGCGGTTGTTGCGCCAGGTCTACGTAGGCGACACCCCAGTGTTCGCCCATACACCGAACGCGGTCGCGTTCGGTAATCAACCCCATATCCACCAGCAACTCGCCGATATTTTCATGCGATTGCAGCTGTTTCTGTTTCTCTATTGCAGTGGCAAGCTGCTCGCGGGTAATGAGGCCCGCCTGTACAAATATCTCACCTGTTGTGGACGCCATGGCTACCGTGTACTCCCTGGCGGGCTATGTTGCCCATTCCTTTCGCAAAGAAGGAGGCACAGAGGGTGAGGGCGATAGTGACATCGCAGATCACCCTCCGTCTCACGAATACCTCCACTCTATTCTTTCCACAGAGAGGCGGTCAGGAAGACCATAATCTCCGAGTTGCTGCGCTTGGTGTTCGTCTGTTTGAACAGGTAGCCCAGTATCGGCAGGTCTCCCAGCAGAGGCACTTTCTGCACCAGTTTCAGGTCGCGCTGGGAGATAAGCCCGCCGATAACCAGCGTCTCACCACTGCGCAGGCGCACCGCGCTGTCGGCGAAACG harbors:
- the purB gene encoding adenylosuccinate lyase, coding for MIERYTRPEMAKIWDIEHRTQKWLEVELAVCDGLAEYGYIPREAAQTIRERARFDLQRMAELEKETRHDVMAFVRNVEENVGEEGRYVHYGITSYDVVDTALALLLRDSCDQLIARSQRLAEVIARLAKEHKHTPMIGRTHGIHAEPITFGFKLAGWYDEMQRNLQRLQFAREMVSMGKISGAVGIHANVDPRVEEYVCARLGLKPAPASTQIISRDVHATYLSTLSVLAASLERFATELRNLQRTEILEVQEYFAPGQTGSSAMPHKRNPWNCETVSGLARVVRGYLIPALENIATWHERDLSNSSVERIILPDASILVDWMLWKLTDILEHLAVFPDNMMRNLQKFGGLVFSEHVMLALVSKGLSREQAYKLVQRNAAKAWEGADFQQSLKEDEEVRRVLSEEEIDRCFDLQHHLRYVDVTFRRLGLE
- a CDS encoding hypothetical protein (possible pseudo, frameshifted) — protein: MIPEPVAVTLRVTSVLESLGVPYAISGSLASALYGVARATQDVDIIADLQPAHVRSLVDRLTGEFDIDDEVAAREVTRRGSFNLIHRESMFKVDIFVAREHPLDKAVLARARRQVLHNEPEVSASLISPEDAIVARLICYRQERQVSDKQWRDVVGMLRVLGDTLDRTYLEQFAQQMGVQDLLRQAMAEATQ
- a CDS encoding deacylase, with the translated sequence MPARKLKEFLDSHNVKYVSITHSRAYTSQEVAASAHIRGKEFAKTVMVKLDGKMAMAVLPATRRVDLDALKQAAGAQRAELATEQEFQYMFPECETGAMPPFGNLYGMEVYADASLAEDEEIAFNAGSHVEVIRMAYKNFERLVQPKIANIARV
- a CDS encoding cupin codes for the protein MDKPYLYLTELEQQVEIPRDGILSRTLYQDEHVKVVLFGFDTGQDLSEHTASMPALLHFVQGEADLTLGAERHTATAGTWVYMTPNLPHSVVAKTPVVMLLVLLR
- a CDS encoding nitric-oxide reductase large subunit yields the protein MRYTRLWLALAAVLLASFAVLGYYGFEIYQQAPPIPQRVVTSDGRVLFTRQQIQEGQNVWQSMGGQEVGSIWGHGAYVAPDWSADWLHREAVWMLDTLAKERYGVAYASLSPEQQAPLRERVQREIRTNTYDPQTGDLVVSPLRAQAIWAVGAHYAALFGSDPEMDSLRQAYAIPPNSVRDPARLKALNAFFFWAAWACGTNRPGSNVTYTNNWPHEPLIDNRPTSAIVLWSVISVIALLAGVGGMVWYFAARRHEEQEEVAPEENPLSGLKLTPSMRATLKYFWTVVALLLAQVLFGILTAHYSVEGWGFFGIPLAQYLPYAVVRTWHVQLGIFWIATAWLATGLFVAPAVSGYEPKWQKLGVNLLYIALLFIVVGSMAGQWFSIQQKMGLGTSFWFGHQGYEYVDLGRFWQILLLVGLFLWLGMVGRALWPALRTRSDSRSLLALFLLSAVAIGSFYGAGLMWGRHTHLAMAEYWRWWVVHLWVEGFFEVFATAVIAFLFSRMGLVKVSTATSAALFTATIYLTGGIIGTMHHLYFTGTPTAVLAWGATFSALEIVPLVLVGFEAYENLKLSTVRPWVQEFRLPILFFVGVAFWNMVGAGLFGFLINPPIALYYMQGLNTTPVHGHTALFGVYGLLGLGLMLFCLRAFTMHRQWDTRSLRFSFWAMNIGLALMVLLSLLPLGLLQAAASIDQGLWYARSAEFLQQPLLQTLRWMRVIGDGIFTLGALALAWFVAGLQTGWSLQPVEERIPERETEMVHGKSANQPVVRR
- a CDS encoding transcriptional regulator encodes the protein MISQTAEYALRAMVYLAQYPEQSHTNQQIARVTRVPTGYLAKVLQNLSRAGLITSRRGLGGGFALAKPPGEITVYEIVQAVDPIPRITSCPLKLKAHRDKLCPLHQRLDNAWDLVEQSFRSTTLGDIIDEAGEEGVLCEEE